In Calditrichota bacterium, the following proteins share a genomic window:
- a CDS encoding SDR family oxidoreductase, with protein MKKLLITGASGFLGSVLFQKAASQWETIGLYLSHAAPPVTSAKRVQLDLTSEKEVSALFQEFQPDVIIHTAAETRVDVCEANPDSCKAKNIEASRILSHFAQNAHSRLITISTDLVFDGTKGHYSESDPTHPLSLYAQTKVAAEKITLDTCPDAVVARIAIMYGKSPLQRYSFSEWMRKSWEKGQPTPLFYDQFRTPIWVDNLAEALLELASSDFKGILHLGGAQKIDRYSFGKLLAGILGVPENLLIPKSMFDSHPSAARPQDVSLNISRAQSILDTRILTVEEGLRLAYSQS; from the coding sequence ATGAAAAAATTACTCATTACCGGCGCATCCGGTTTTCTGGGAAGTGTGCTTTTCCAAAAAGCGGCCTCCCAGTGGGAAACCATAGGTCTTTACCTTTCCCATGCGGCGCCGCCTGTGACATCCGCCAAACGTGTTCAGCTCGACCTGACGTCAGAGAAGGAGGTTTCTGCCCTCTTTCAGGAATTCCAACCGGATGTAATCATACACACGGCGGCAGAAACGCGCGTGGACGTGTGCGAAGCCAATCCCGATTCCTGCAAAGCCAAAAATATTGAAGCCAGCCGGATTCTTTCGCATTTTGCACAAAACGCCCATTCCCGATTAATTACCATTTCCACAGATCTTGTTTTCGACGGAACAAAAGGCCATTACTCGGAAAGCGACCCCACGCATCCGTTGAGCCTCTACGCTCAGACCAAAGTCGCTGCCGAAAAAATAACCCTGGATACCTGTCCCGATGCCGTGGTGGCCCGTATTGCCATTATGTACGGGAAATCCCCTCTTCAACGCTACTCCTTTTCGGAATGGATGCGAAAATCCTGGGAAAAGGGACAACCCACGCCCCTGTTTTATGATCAATTCCGAACACCGATCTGGGTGGACAATCTGGCCGAGGCCCTGCTGGAGCTGGCTTCGTCCGACTTCAAGGGAATTTTGCACCTCGGCGGTGCCCAAAAAATTGACCGGTATTCCTTTGGGAAGCTGCTGGCCGGTATTTTGGGAGTTCCAGAGAATCTGCTCATTCCAAAATCCATGTTCGATTCCCATCCGTCCGCAGCTCGCCCACAGGATGTTTCCCTCAACATTTCACGGGCCCAATCCATCCTTGATACACGAATTTTAACCGTGGAAGAAGGTCTCCGATTGGCCTATTCGCAATCATAA